The Peribacillus sp. FSL P2-0133 genome has a segment encoding these proteins:
- a CDS encoding DUF192 domain-containing protein, translating to MKNRMKTRMIKILSGNKEIRLTVQVADTQRKREKGLMFVGKLPENEGMLFVFSEEIYGGFWMKNTLIPLSIAFLDSAGEILKILDMEPCKEYICPTYDPEISYNYAIEVNLGWFEKNQIKVGDYVKLG from the coding sequence ATGAAAAATAGAATGAAAACAAGAATGATAAAGATACTTAGTGGAAACAAGGAAATTAGATTAACCGTTCAAGTTGCAGATACTCAAAGAAAAAGAGAAAAGGGCTTAATGTTTGTTGGGAAATTACCCGAAAATGAGGGGATGTTATTTGTGTTTTCAGAAGAAATATATGGTGGATTTTGGATGAAAAACACTTTAATTCCTTTATCTATTGCTTTTCTTGACTCAGCTGGGGAAATTCTGAAAATACTTGATATGGAGCCTTGTAAAGAGTATATATGCCCTACCTATGATCCAGAAATATCATATAATTATGCAATTGAAGTGAATCTTGGATGGTTTGAAAAGAATCAAATTAAAGTAGGGGATTATGTAAAGCTTGGTTGA